The DNA window CAAACACGTCGCCTTCGACGGTTTCTCCTGCAGGGACGACCACCGTCTGACCCTCGACAAGTAAGTTGCTTTGCGATGACATGGACAGCTGATTTTGATCTGTCCAAACGGTTGAAGCGCCTCCAACGAATAGAAGGAAGAAAATAGCTGCCGCAGTAATGACTGGATGCGCACGAAACCATCGCTTCATGGAAATGGTCTTCTTCTCTTTAGGCAAACGCTGCAATACACCTGCTGTGAAACCTTCTGGGGCTTTCATCTTTGGTGATGCCTGAATGATCGCAACGGTTCGTTTTAATTCGAGATAATGCTGCTTACAACCTTCACATTCATTCAAATGGTGATGCAATTCTTTTTCCTTTTCCCTGGGAAGTTCACCATCCAAAAAGTCATGCATCCATTCAATGACATGTTCAGAGCATTTCATCTGACTTCCCCCTTCCTTCAGGTTCTCCCCAAGCGTTTTCGTAATGCTTCTCGCCCACGATGAATTCGTGTTTTGACTGTATTCACCGGCATATCAAGTATGTCGGAGATTTCCTTTAGAGAGAGCTCCTCAATATATTTCAGCACAACCGCTGAGCGATATTTTGGTGGTAGACTCATCATCTCTTCCTGAATCCAGCGCTGGAGTTCAAGCGACTCCACCTCTTCTTCTGGAAGCTTGTCAGATGCAGCAAGCTGTGCATACATATCCATCCCTTCCGTTCCAGGGACAGTCGCATCAAGTGAATAATCCGGCTTTCTTTTTCTGATCCGGTCAATAGATACATTTGTGGCAATTCGGTAAAGCCACGTGGAGAACTTCTTTGTCGGATCATAGGAATGAATGTTCATGTAAGCCCGTAAAAATGCCTCCTGTGCCATGTCTTCAGCTTCAT is part of the Litoribacterium kuwaitense genome and encodes:
- the sigW gene encoding RNA polymerase sigma factor SigW; the encoded protein is MEPIVKERIQQVKKGDQNAYGDIVEIYKNKVYHICYRMLGNAHEAEDMAQEAFLRAYMNIHSYDPTKKFSTWLYRIATNVSIDRIRKRKPDYSLDATVPGTEGMDMYAQLAASDKLPEEEVESLELQRWIQEEMMSLPPKYRSAVVLKYIEELSLKEISDILDMPVNTVKTRIHRGREALRKRLGRT
- a CDS encoding zf-HC2 domain-containing protein, with the translated sequence MKCSEHVIEWMHDFLDGELPREKEKELHHHLNECEGCKQHYLELKRTVAIIQASPKMKAPEGFTAGVLQRLPKEKKTISMKRWFRAHPVITAAAIFFLLFVGGASTVWTDQNQLSMSSQSNLLVEGQTVVVPAGETVEGDVFVKNGDLEIRGKVTGDVTVINGQVLNGDSEKYLAQSGQVVGDIEEIDQVFEWLLYQIKSTFGF